From the genome of Dehalococcoidia bacterium:
CGAGCCGTGGCTATCGTCACCGACAGGGGCGGCCGCACCTCCCATGCCGCCATCGTCAGCCGCGAGCTGGGCACCCCCTGCGTGGTGGGTACCGGCGAAGCCACCAAGCTGCTGCACAACGGACAGGAAATTACTGTTGACGGCTCGCACGGCAAGGTGTATGCCGGCAAGGTATCGCGCACCGCCCAGGGCCCTTCGTTCACTTCCATGATGAAAGAGATCATCAAGACGCGCACCCGCGTTTATGTCAACCTGGCCCAGCCTGAGCTGGCCGACAAGGTGGCTGCGCGCAACGTGGACGGCGTGGGCCTGCTGCGCGCCGAGTTCATCGTCAGCCAGATAGGCGTGCATCCCCTGTATATGATAAAGAACGGCAGGCAGGAAGAGTATATCCAGAAGATGTACCAGGGCATCCTGCCCTTCGCCAAAGCCTTTTCCCCCCGCCCGGTGGTCTACCGCACCACCGACTTCAAGACCAACGAGTACAAAGAGCTGGTGGGCGGTGCCGAGTTCGAGGAAGTCGAGGAGAACCCCATGCTGGGTTACCGCGGCGCCTCGCGCTACATCACCGATAAAGAGAGCTTCAGGATGGAAATCGAGGCCATCAAACGCGTGCGCAAGGATTACAAGAACCTGTGGGTGATGATTCCGTTCGTGCGCACGGTGAACGAGCTGGCGCAGACCAAGGCTCTCATGGAAGAGTTCGGCCTCAAGCGCTCCGAGGACTTCAAGCTGTGGATGATGACCGAGATACCGGCAAACATTTTTATCATGGAGAAGTTCCTGGCGGTAGGCATCGACGGCATCTCCATCGGTTCGAACGACCTGACCCAGCTAACGCTGGGCATCGACCGCGACAGCTCCAAGCTGGCCGAAACTTTCGACGAACGCAATGACGCCGTGATGGTGGCCCTAGAGCGCGCCATAACGGTTTCCAAGAGTATGGGCGTAACCTCCTCCATCTGCGGGCAGGCGCCTTCGGTCTATCCCGAGCTGACCGAAAAGCTGGTGGCCTGGGGCATTACATCCGTTTCCGTCAGCCCCGATATGATAGGCACCACGCGCGCCATCATCGCCCGCGCCGAGGCCAAGCTCCAGGTTAAATGATCCACCGGCTGAATGTCCGGCAGCGCAGCGAAGGCAGGGAAGACGCTCTGTCGCCCTACGCCGTGAGAAGCCGCCTTTCGCGCGAACGAGAGCGGGAGGAGGAGCCGTGCGATATACGGACGGCCTTCCAGCGCGACCGCGACCGCATCCTGCACACCAACGCCTTCAGGCGGCTGAAACACAAGACGCAGGTCTTCATCGCACCTTTAGGCGACCATTATGTCACGCGCCTCACCCACACGCTGGAGGTTTCGCAGATAGCGCGCACCATCGCGCGCGCCCTTAACCTCAACGAAGACCTGGCCGAGGCTATCAGCCTGGGGCACGACCTGGGTCACACCCCGTTCGGCCACATCGGTGAGGACGTCTTGAATGAACTCTATCACGGCGGATTCCGCCACAACGAGCAGAGCCTGCGTGTAGTGGAGCTGCTGGAAAAGAACGGCGCAGGTCTCAACCTCACCTGGGAGGTGCGCGACGGCATCCTCAATCACTCCAAGGGCGAAAAGAGCATGTTCGGGCACGACTGGGGACACAGCAATTCCTACGAGGCTGAGGTGGTTAAAGTATCCGATGCCATAGCGTACATCAACCACGACATCGGCGACGCTGTGCGCGCAGGCATTCTGACCGAGGGTGACCTGCCCCAAAAAGCCTCTGATATCCTGGGGCATGCCCATTCCAAAAGGGTGAACACCATGGTGACGGACATCGTGGAGAACTCCTGGTCGGTTTCCGGCAACGTGGAGACTCAGGCGCCTCCGGTAATAAAGATGAGCGAGGAGGTGGGGCGGGCAACGGACGAGCTGCGTAACTTCATGTTCGAGCGAGTATATAATGTGGTGTCGGAAAACGAGGATGCCCGGCATGCCCGCGAGGTCTTACAGAGCCTCTACGCCTATTTGATAAAGCATGAGGAAAAGCTGCCGCCCGAGTACATGGGCTACAGCGATGAAACAGAGAGGCGCGTGGTGGACTACATCGCCGGCATGACCGACCAGTATGCGCTGAACCTGGCCTGCGAACTGGGCATCTAACTCTCCTCGCCCCTTGAGGGAGAGGACTAAGGTGAGGGGTATCTTATAAATGGTGGATGTCCGTCAAATTGGCTTGGCACGGGAACTTAGACGTAATCAAACCGATGCTGAAAAAATGCTGTGGAATAAGCTGAGAGCCTTGAGGTGTCAAGGTGGCAGATTCCGCCGGCAGCATCCTATCGGCGATTATATTGTCGATTTTTGCTGTCTGGAAGCGGCGCTCATAATTGAGCTAGACGGAGGGCATCATAATGAGGATTCAGCCGCTAACGAAGATGAATTCAGGACCGCCTGGTTGCAAAAACGTGGATACATAGTTCTGGGATTCTGGAATAATGATGTATTGAGCAACCTTGATGGCGTACTCATGGAAATTGGAGAACGCTTTACCCTCACTCCCGTCTCTCCCTGAAAGGGCGAGATGATTTTACCGCAATCTAGGTTATAATTAATACCAGATAAAATCAGTAGTATCCGAGAATTATGAGCGTAGTTGAAGAAGTAAAACAGAAGACCGACATCGTGGAGGTCATCGGGCAGTACACCGCCCTTACCAAGAGCGGCAAGACCTTCCGCGGCCTGTGCCCTTTCCACAGCGAAAAGCACGGCTCATTCTTCGTCTATCCCGACCAGCAGAGCTGGCACTGCTTCGGCGCCTGCGGCACCGGCGGAGATGTATTCTCTTTTATAATGAAAAAGGACGGCGTTACGTTCGGAGATGCGCTGCGCCTGCTGGCCGAAAAGAGCGGCGTGGTCATACCTCAGTATGCCGCCGCCGAGAAGACGCGCGAAAAGCACGACCGCCTTTACCAAGCCAACCAGGCCGCCGCTGAATATTACCATCAACTTCTACTCAGTTCGCCCGAGGCGCAAAAGGTGAGGGATTACCTGGCGCAGCGCGGGCTCAACGCCCAGTCGGTGGAGGACTTCAAGCTGGGCTATAGCCCCAATGCCTGGGACAACCTGCAAAGATACCTGCTGGAGAGGGGCTTCACCATCGCCGAACTGCTGGAGGCCGGTCTGGTAGTCGAAGGCGATAATAAAATGCAGCACGACCGCTTCCGCCACCGGCTTATGTTCCCTATCACCGACATACGCGGGCGCGTCATCGGTTTCGGCGGGCGGGCGTTAGCCGAGGACCAGCAGCCCAAGTACCTCAATTCTCCGCAGACGCCGCTTTTCGACAAGAGCTCCAACCTGTACGGGCTGCATCCGGCCAGAGACGCCATGAGGAAAGAAGAGCAGGCGGTAATCGTCGAGGGCTACATGGACGTCATCCTGCCGCACCAGTACGGCTTCAAGAACGTTATAGCGTCAATGGGAACAGCTATCGGCGAAAACCACACAGCCATACTCAAAAAGATGACCAAAAACCTGGTGCTGGCGCTCGACCCCGATAGCACCGGCGAGGCAGCCACGCTACGCTCGGTAGGGCTGGAAAACAGTCTGGGAGCTGAGATACAGGTAGCCATACTGCCGGAGGGAAAGGACCCTGACGAGATCGTCAAGGAGAATGCCGCAGAATGGCAGAGCCTGATTGCCGGAGCTATCCCCATTCTCGATTATACCTTCGAAAGAGCCACAGCCGGCCTCGACCTCAAAACGGCAAAGGGAAAGACGGATGCAGTAGAAAAGCTTATGCCCATAGTCGGCCAGATAAAGGACGTCGTGCGCCAGACCTATTACATAGACAAACTGGCGGGGCTGGTGGGGCAGAGTCCCAAAAAGCTCGAACTCCTGCTGCTGAAGAATAAAGGCGCGCAGCGCGCTAAAACCTCTACACAGGAGGCGGGGAAGTCGTCCGTCTCCAGTCCGGTGGAGGAATACTGCCTCACGGTCATCTTGAAACACCCGGAACTGCGGGAGCAATACGGTGACCTGCTTCCCGAATTTTTTGACAGTTCGGAGAACCGTGAGGTATATAATGCTATACTGGGTTGCGACGACATTTCGCAGGTGAGGGCGTCTCTGGACAGCGCGCTCTGGGAGCACTACGACCGGCTGGTGGGGCGCATACTACTGACCAATAAAATGGAGGCCAAGCTGGCTGACGCCGTGCTCCGGCTGCGCGAGGAGCACCTCAAGCGGCAGGCGCAAAACCGCGCCGACACACTGGCGGTGGATGAGGGCAACCAGCTGAGAGAGCTATTTGTTAAGAAAGAACACCTGGGTGAGGAAAAGAGGAGACAGAAGTGAGCCCCAAGAAAAAAATGGATAAACCCGTCGAAGTGGAAGTAGCCGAAATCAAAGAGGCGGCCAAGGAGGCGGGTGAAGAGGCCGAAGATGAGGTTGAAGAGGAAACCCTCAAGGAAGAAATAGACGAGGAAGAGCTCCCCACCAAGGAGGCACTCGAAGAGGTGGAGGTACCTCCGCCGGACCTTACCATCCCCGTCGAGGCGTTCGAAGAGCCGGGCGTGGTGGACGACCCGGTGCGCATGTACCTGCACGAGATAGGCCGCGTGCCGCTCCTGACCGCCGACGACGAAAAAAACCTGGCTCAGAAGATGGAGAAGGGCAAGCGCGTCGACGAGATACGCGCGTTCTTGCGCAAGAAGCTGGGACGCGACCCCTCCACCACCGAAATAATGCAGGCCATGCTCAAGGAGATAGGCCAGGCGGCGCCATTGGTGCACGCGCTGCAGAAAGAGCTGAAACTGAAACATGCCACCGGTTTCAAGAAGGCCGTCTTCGCCCCGCAGATACGCCAGGCCATCGATAATGAGATCAACCAGAACCTGACCATGGCGCTGGCGCAGGCGCTGAGCCGCCCCGTGGCGGAAATCGAGCAGATACTCATCAACCTGTCGCTTAACTCCAGCCTGCTGCCGCGCGAGGTCATAGACCAGATAGACGCCGAGGTGGTCCTCGACGGGGTGGAAAAACTGGCCGATGACCATAAATTTATAAAAGCCATACAGGCGCACGAGAAGAAGTTCACCCGTTACCTGGAAGTAATGCACGCCGAAGCCGAGAAGGCGCAAAAACACCTCATCGAAGCCAACCTGCGCCTGGTGGTTAGCGTGGCCAAGAAGCACATCGGGCGCGGCATGCCGCTGCTCGACCTGCTGCAGGAGGGCAACATCGGCTTGATACGCGCCGTGGAAAAGTTCGACTACCACCGCGGCTTTAAGTTTTCGACCTACGCCACCTGGTGGATACGCCAGGCCATTACGCGCGCCATCGCCGACCAGGCGCGCACCATACGCATACCGGTGCACATGGTTGAGACCATCAACAAGCTGCTCTCCGTGAGCCGCCAGCTTTCGCAGGAACACGGGCGCGAGCCCACCCCCAAGGAAATCGGCGACCTGATGGAAATGTCGCCCGACCGCGTGCGCGAAATTATCAAGGTATCGCAACTGCCCATCTCGCTGGAATCGCCCATCGGCGAAGAAGAAGACAGCCACCTGGGCGACTTCATCGAGGACCAGAATGCCATGGCGCCGCCCGACGCCGCATCCAGACAGCTCCTCAAAGAGCAGATTGACGGGGTGCTGTCCAGCCTGACCCCGCGCGAGAGGAGAGTGCTCCAGCTGCGTTTCGGTCTCGAGGATGGGCGCAGCCGCACGCTGGAAGAGGTGGGCAAGGAGTTCAACGTTACCCGCGAGCGCATCCGCCAGATAGAGGCCAAGGCGCTCAGGAAGCTGAGACATCCCACCCGCAGCAGGAAGCTCAAGGATTATCTGGAATAAAACTACCGTTTTATAAGGAGCGAGGGCATTCTCCTCGCTCCGTTATGTTATAATTACAGCGATAGGATTGTTATGCAATATACAATCGTAATACGAAAAGCCCCCGATAGCTTTTATATCGCAAGCTGCCCGCTCGTCCCTGAAGCTCATGCGCAGGGTGAGTCATACGAGGAATGCCTGGCCAATATTAAAGAAGCGCTCGAACTCTGCATTGAATACCGCAAAGAACTGGGAGAAGAAATTCCCGATGAAGTCGGGATGAATCGTGTCACCCTGGCGGTATGAAAAAGCTAACACCCTTAAAAGTAAACGAAGTGATAAGGGCGCTTCATGCACTCGGATTCGAAAAGGTCAGACAAAAAGGCAGTCACGCATTATTTCATCATCCGGATTGCCGTAGAGCACCCATACCGGTTCATCCATCCAAAACCATAAGCCCTTACCTGCTTTCTGATATCCTCAAACAACTTAGAATAAGCAC
Proteins encoded in this window:
- the rpoD gene encoding RNA polymerase sigma factor RpoD; the protein is MDKPVEVEVAEIKEAAKEAGEEAEDEVEEETLKEEIDEEELPTKEALEEVEVPPPDLTIPVEAFEEPGVVDDPVRMYLHEIGRVPLLTADDEKNLAQKMEKGKRVDEIRAFLRKKLGRDPSTTEIMQAMLKEIGQAAPLVHALQKELKLKHATGFKKAVFAPQIRQAIDNEINQNLTMALAQALSRPVAEIEQILINLSLNSSLLPREVIDQIDAEVVLDGVEKLADDHKFIKAIQAHEKKFTRYLEVMHAEAEKAQKHLIEANLRLVVSVAKKHIGRGMPLLDLLQEGNIGLIRAVEKFDYHRGFKFSTYATWWIRQAITRAIADQARTIRIPVHMVETINKLLSVSRQLSQEHGREPTPKEIGDLMEMSPDRVREIIKVSQLPISLESPIGEEEDSHLGDFIEDQNAMAPPDAASRQLLKEQIDGVLSSLTPRERRVLQLRFGLEDGRSRTLEEVGKEFNVTRERIRQIEAKALRKLRHPTRSRKLKDYLE
- a CDS encoding type II toxin-antitoxin system HicB family antitoxin is translated as MQYTIVIRKAPDSFYIASCPLVPEAHAQGESYEECLANIKEALELCIEYRKELGEEIPDEVGMNRVTLAV
- a CDS encoding type II toxin-antitoxin system HicA family toxin, producing MKKLTPLKVNEVIRALHALGFEKVRQKGSHALFHHPDCRRAPIPVHPSKTISPYLLSDILKQLRISTDDFLCALE
- a CDS encoding endonuclease domain-containing protein; amino-acid sequence: MVDVRQIGLARELRRNQTDAEKMLWNKLRALRCQGGRFRRQHPIGDYIVDFCCLEAALIIELDGGHHNEDSAANEDEFRTAWLQKRGYIVLGFWNNDVLSNLDGVLMEIGERFTLTPVSP
- a CDS encoding DNA primase codes for the protein MSVVEEVKQKTDIVEVIGQYTALTKSGKTFRGLCPFHSEKHGSFFVYPDQQSWHCFGACGTGGDVFSFIMKKDGVTFGDALRLLAEKSGVVIPQYAAAEKTREKHDRLYQANQAAAEYYHQLLLSSPEAQKVRDYLAQRGLNAQSVEDFKLGYSPNAWDNLQRYLLERGFTIAELLEAGLVVEGDNKMQHDRFRHRLMFPITDIRGRVIGFGGRALAEDQQPKYLNSPQTPLFDKSSNLYGLHPARDAMRKEEQAVIVEGYMDVILPHQYGFKNVIASMGTAIGENHTAILKKMTKNLVLALDPDSTGEAATLRSVGLENSLGAEIQVAILPEGKDPDEIVKENAAEWQSLIAGAIPILDYTFERATAGLDLKTAKGKTDAVEKLMPIVGQIKDVVRQTYYIDKLAGLVGQSPKKLELLLLKNKGAQRAKTSTQEAGKSSVSSPVEEYCLTVILKHPELREQYGDLLPEFFDSSENREVYNAILGCDDISQVRASLDSALWEHYDRLVGRILLTNKMEAKLADAVLRLREEHLKRQAQNRADTLAVDEGNQLRELFVKKEHLGEEKRRQK
- a CDS encoding deoxyguanosinetriphosphate triphosphohydrolase, which encodes MIHRLNVRQRSEGREDALSPYAVRSRLSREREREEEPCDIRTAFQRDRDRILHTNAFRRLKHKTQVFIAPLGDHYVTRLTHTLEVSQIARTIARALNLNEDLAEAISLGHDLGHTPFGHIGEDVLNELYHGGFRHNEQSLRVVELLEKNGAGLNLTWEVRDGILNHSKGEKSMFGHDWGHSNSYEAEVVKVSDAIAYINHDIGDAVRAGILTEGDLPQKASDILGHAHSKRVNTMVTDIVENSWSVSGNVETQAPPVIKMSEEVGRATDELRNFMFERVYNVVSENEDARHAREVLQSLYAYLIKHEEKLPPEYMGYSDETERRVVDYIAGMTDQYALNLACELGI